In Desulfuribacillus stibiiarsenatis, one genomic interval encodes:
- a CDS encoding ammonium transporter: MKTKMRYMLLTFILSTLFLSSFVSAAETVEELISELDSFVILISAFLVFFMHAGFAMLETGFTRAKNALNILLKNFFSMSVGVIVYFALGFSLMYGASYAGFVGFNGFFLIGDYDSIGGFLFDAVFAATAATVISGAVAERIKLGSYIAIVVFMTAIVYPVAGHWIWSDDGWLSALGFSDYAGSTLVHSVGAWGAIVAVYFLGARLGKYDKGVVNTIHGHNLPLGALGVFILWFGWFGFNTGSALAFSIDEMIHVAVTTLLAACAGVIGASIMSVIKFKKVDASLTFNGALAGLVGITAGPDVISPLGALAVGFIAGIILVQAIQIIDQNLRLDDPVGAIAVHGICGAWGTLAVGLFSVDSGLFYGGGAGQLMAQAIGIVSVFVWVVVAMGIFMFILTKVTSIRVPAEEEVQGLDFAEHGSSAYSTGLSSLGLGLADRLNIISKNGKTTSL; this comes from the coding sequence ATGAAAACAAAAATGCGATACATGCTGTTAACCTTCATTCTATCGACATTATTCTTATCTTCATTCGTATCAGCAGCAGAAACAGTAGAAGAGTTAATCTCTGAATTAGATTCATTCGTTATCTTAATTAGTGCTTTCCTAGTATTCTTCATGCATGCAGGCTTTGCAATGTTAGAGACAGGGTTTACACGGGCGAAGAACGCTTTAAATATCTTGTTAAAGAACTTTTTCTCAATGTCAGTCGGTGTCATAGTATATTTCGCTTTAGGGTTTAGTCTTATGTACGGCGCTTCTTACGCTGGCTTTGTAGGCTTTAATGGTTTCTTCTTAATTGGAGATTATGATTCAATCGGTGGATTCTTATTTGACGCAGTTTTTGCCGCCACTGCAGCAACAGTTATTTCTGGGGCCGTAGCAGAACGTATTAAATTAGGTAGTTATATAGCAATCGTTGTGTTCATGACTGCAATCGTGTATCCTGTCGCTGGACACTGGATATGGTCTGATGATGGATGGTTATCAGCTTTAGGCTTCTCTGATTATGCTGGATCCACACTTGTTCACTCCGTAGGAGCATGGGGCGCCATTGTAGCAGTGTATTTCTTAGGTGCTCGCCTTGGTAAATACGATAAAGGCGTGGTTAACACGATCCATGGTCACAATTTACCACTTGGTGCTTTAGGTGTATTTATCCTTTGGTTTGGATGGTTCGGCTTCAACACTGGTAGTGCTTTAGCTTTCTCCATCGACGAAATGATTCACGTGGCAGTTACAACATTATTAGCAGCTTGCGCTGGTGTTATTGGTGCATCCATTATGTCCGTCATAAAATTCAAGAAAGTTGATGCTTCATTAACTTTTAACGGTGCTTTAGCCGGTCTTGTAGGTATTACTGCTGGTCCAGATGTTATTTCACCACTTGGTGCTTTAGCCGTTGGTTTCATTGCTGGTATAATACTCGTGCAAGCAATTCAAATTATCGACCAAAATCTTAGACTGGATGACCCAGTAGGCGCAATCGCAGTACACGGTATTTGTGGCGCATGGGGTACTTTAGCAGTAGGGTTATTCTCAGTAGATAGCGGTTTATTCTATGGTGGCGGCGCTGGGCAGTTAATGGCGCAGGCTATCGGAATTGTATCCGTCTTCGTATGGGTTGTAGTAGCAATGGGAATCTTCATGTTCATACTAACAAAGGTAACTTCAATCCGCGTTCCTGCTGAAGAGGAAGTGCAAGGTCTTGACTTCGCTGAGCATGGTTCATCCGCTTACTCTACAGGCTTATCTTCCTTAGGCTTAGGGCTAGCTGATCGTTTAAATATCATTAGTAAGAATGGTAAAACTACTTCACTTTAA